Proteins found in one Triticum aestivum cultivar Chinese Spring chromosome 4D, IWGSC CS RefSeq v2.1, whole genome shotgun sequence genomic segment:
- the LOC123097785 gene encoding jasmonate-induced oxygenase 2, with the protein MSSCFNGGAGWPEPVVRVQAVSDTCGETIPERYVKLPLDRPSATTLQPAVSHGGGSLNIPVVDMSMPDSDETVRAVDAACREWGFFQAVNHGVGPELLRRARSSWRGFFRQPAEVRERYANSPATYEGYGSRLGTTKGGHLDWGDYYFLHLLPPSIKSHDKWPSLPSTLRDATEEYGEQVVKLCRRVSKVLSKGLGLDGGRLQAAFGGEGGEGACMRVNFYPRCPQPELTLGVAAHSDPGGMTMLLVDDHVRGLQVKKDGQWITVDPVPDAFIVNVGDQIQVLSNAAYKSVEHRVTVSAAEERLSLAFFYNPRSDVPVAPMAELVAPGRPVLYPEMTFDEYRAHIRQRGLSGKAQLQSLQNANSSVAS; encoded by the exons ATGAGTAGCTGCTTCAACGGTGGCGCCGGCTGGCCGGAGCCCGTGGTGCGCGTGCAGGCCGTGTCGGACACCTGCGGCGAGACAATACCTGAGCGGTACGTCAAGCTGCCGTTGGATCGGCCGTCGGCGACGACCCTCCAACCGGCGGTCTCACATGGCGGCGGCAGCCTAAACATCCCGGTAGTGGACATGTCAATGCCGGACTCGGACGAGACAGTCCGTGCCGTGGACGCGGCGTGCCGGGAGTGGGGGTTCTTCCAGGCGGTGAACCACGGCGTGGGCCCTGAGCTGCTGCGGCGGGCGCGCTCGTCGTGGCGCGGCTTCTTCAGGCAGCCAGCCGAGGTGCGCGAGCGGTACGCCAACTCGCCGGCGACGTACGAGGGCTACGGCAGCCGTCTCGGTACCACCAAGGGTGGGCACCTCGACTGGGGCGACTACTACTTCCTGCACCTCCTCCCGCCGTCGATCAAGAGCCACGACAAGTGGCCGTCCCTTCCGTCCACCCTACG GGACGCGACGGAGGAGTACGGCGAGCAGGTGGTGAAGCTGTGCCGGAGGGTATCAAAGGTGTTGTCCAAGGGGCTGGGACTCGACGGCGGGAGGCTGCAGGCAGCGTTCGGCGGGGAGGGCGGCGAGGGGGCATGCATGAGGGTTAACTTCTACCCGAGGTGCCCGCAGCCGGAGCTGACGCTGGGCGTGGCGGCGCACTCCGACCCCGGTGGCATGACCATGCTGCTCGTCGACGACCACGTTCGGGGGCTGCAGGTGAAGAAGGATGGCCAGTGGATCACCGTCGACCCGGTCCCTGACGCCTTCATCGTCAACGTCGGAGACCAGATCCAG GTGCTGAGCAACGCGGCGTATAAGAGCGTGGAGCACCGGGTGACTGTGAGCGCAGCGGAGGAGCGGCTATCGCTCGCCTTCTTCTACAACCCGCGGAGCGACGTGCCGGTGGCGCCCATGGCGGAGCTGGTGGCGCCGGGACGCCCGGTGCTGTACCCGGAGATGACCTTCGACGAGTACCGGGCCCACATCCGGCAGCGGGGCCTCAGCGGCAAGGCGCAGCTACAGTCTCTGCAGAACGCCAACAGCAGCGTCGCCTCCTGA